The Streptomyces tendae genome has a window encoding:
- a CDS encoding sugar porter family MFS transporter, with protein sequence MTSTAQAHTTGARTAHPEHLGHVIFIAAAAAMGGFLFGYDSSVINGAVEAVRDRYDIGSAALAQVIAIALIGCAIGAATAGRIADRIGRIRCMQIAAVLFTVSAVGSALPFALWDLAFWRVVGGFAIGMASVIGPAYIAEVAPPAYRGRLGSFQQAAIVVGIAVSQLVNWGILNAADGDQRGELMGLEAWQVMLGVMVIPAVLYGLLSFAIPESPRYLISVGKHERAKQILSEVEGGEIDLDARVTEIETGMHREEKSSFKDLLGGSFFFKPIVWVGIGLSVFQQFVGINVAFYYSATLWQSVGVDPSDSFFYSFTTSIINIVGTVIAMIFVDRIGRRPLAIIGSVGMVIGLALEAWAFSSDLVDGQLPATQGWVALIAAHVFVLFFALSWGVVVWVMLGEMFPNRIRAAALGVAAAAQWIANWAITASFPSLADWNLSVTYVIYTVFAALSIPFVLKFVKETKGKRLEEMG encoded by the coding sequence GTGACCAGCACCGCGCAGGCACACACGACAGGAGCCCGGACGGCTCACCCCGAACATCTCGGGCACGTCATCTTCATCGCCGCGGCCGCCGCCATGGGCGGCTTCCTCTTCGGCTACGACAGCTCCGTGATCAACGGCGCCGTCGAGGCCGTCCGCGACCGCTACGACATCGGCTCCGCCGCACTCGCCCAGGTCATCGCCATCGCGCTGATCGGCTGTGCGATCGGAGCCGCCACCGCCGGCCGGATAGCCGACCGCATCGGACGCATCCGGTGCATGCAGATCGCAGCGGTCCTGTTCACCGTCAGCGCCGTCGGCTCCGCGCTGCCCTTCGCGCTGTGGGACCTCGCCTTCTGGCGGGTCGTCGGCGGCTTCGCCATCGGCATGGCCTCCGTCATCGGCCCGGCCTACATCGCCGAGGTCGCCCCGCCCGCCTACCGCGGCCGTCTCGGCTCCTTCCAGCAGGCCGCGATCGTCGTCGGCATCGCCGTCTCCCAGCTCGTCAACTGGGGCATCCTGAACGCGGCCGACGGGGACCAGCGCGGTGAGCTGATGGGTCTGGAGGCCTGGCAGGTCATGCTCGGCGTCATGGTGATCCCCGCCGTCCTCTACGGCCTGCTGTCCTTCGCCATCCCCGAGTCCCCGCGCTACCTGATCTCCGTCGGCAAGCACGAGCGTGCCAAGCAGATCCTCTCCGAGGTCGAGGGCGGCGAGATCGATCTCGACGCCCGCGTCACCGAGATCGAGACCGGCATGCACCGCGAGGAGAAGTCCAGCTTCAAGGACCTGCTCGGCGGCAGCTTCTTCTTCAAGCCGATCGTCTGGGTCGGCATCGGCCTGTCGGTGTTCCAGCAGTTCGTCGGCATCAACGTCGCCTTCTACTACTCGGCCACGCTGTGGCAGTCGGTCGGCGTCGACCCCTCGGACTCGTTCTTCTACTCGTTCACCACCTCGATCATCAACATCGTCGGCACGGTGATCGCGATGATCTTCGTCGACCGCATCGGCCGCCGGCCGCTCGCCATCATCGGCTCGGTCGGCATGGTGATCGGTCTGGCGCTGGAAGCCTGGGCGTTCTCCTCGGACCTCGTCGATGGCCAGCTGCCCGCCACGCAGGGCTGGGTGGCCCTGATCGCCGCCCACGTCTTCGTCCTCTTCTTCGCCCTGTCGTGGGGTGTGGTCGTGTGGGTCATGCTCGGCGAGATGTTCCCGAACCGGATCCGTGCCGCCGCCCTCGGTGTCGCCGCGGCCGCGCAGTGGATCGCGAACTGGGCCATCACCGCGAGCTTCCCGTCGCTGGCGGACTGGAACCTGTCCGTCACGTACGTGATCTACACGGTGTTCGCGGCGCTCTCGATTCCGTTCGTGCTGAAGTTCGTGAAGGAGACGAAGGGGAAGCGGTTGGAGGAGATGGGCTGA
- a CDS encoding bifunctional DNA primase/polymerase yields MGFTIGISRGIRDIRSGSRRRGRSSDGTVVAEYTGLWGWDVVPGVRAVAGSCSCGRGNCRAPGAHPLDLAPVIRAGAPLDEVTARWSEFPGASLMLPVGRAFDVIEVAEPAGRHALARLERMGLPVGPVAATPDGRAQFFVAPGAAAALPDLLYRMGWDDPASLDLRGLGRGTHITAPPSDRGGLGPVRWLRSPVLDHASRPPEARLLLGTLAYVAHRSGM; encoded by the coding sequence ATGGGCTTCACGATCGGTATCAGTCGGGGCATCCGTGACATCCGGTCCGGCTCGCGGCGCCGCGGCCGCTCCTCGGACGGCACGGTCGTGGCGGAGTACACCGGACTCTGGGGCTGGGACGTGGTGCCGGGCGTCCGCGCCGTCGCCGGGTCCTGCTCCTGCGGCCGCGGCAACTGCCGGGCGCCGGGCGCCCACCCCCTGGACCTGGCGCCGGTGATCCGCGCGGGCGCGCCGCTGGACGAGGTGACCGCGCGCTGGTCCGAGTTCCCGGGCGCCTCGCTGATGCTGCCGGTCGGGCGGGCGTTCGACGTGATCGAGGTGGCCGAACCCGCCGGGCGCCACGCCCTGGCCCGGCTGGAGCGCATGGGCCTGCCGGTCGGACCGGTCGCCGCCACCCCGGACGGGCGTGCCCAGTTCTTCGTCGCCCCGGGCGCCGCCGCGGCCTTGCCCGATCTGCTCTACCGCATGGGCTGGGACGATCCTGCCTCGCTCGACCTGCGCGGCCTCGGACGCGGTACGCACATCACGGCACCGCCCTCGGACCGCGGCGGCCTCGGACCGGTGCGCTGGCTGCGCTCCCCCGTCCTGGACCACGCCTCCCGGCCGCCCGAGGCCCGGCTGCTGCTCGGCACCCTGGCGTACGTGGCGCACCGGTCGGGCATGTAG
- the nsdA gene encoding transcriptional repressor NsdA — protein MSGNGGGGTSTAGAEKRPNEMLASWFVRSGWSKGELARQVNRRARQLGANHISTDTSRVRRWLDGENPREPIPRILSELFSERFGVVVSVEDLGLRTTRPAPAATGVDLPWTGPQTVALLSEFSRSDLMLARRGFLGSSLALSAGPSLIEPMQRWLVPSPSSPLPRPEPDVAPSSARARGRLSKPELDLLETTTVMFRQWDAQCGGGLRRKAVVGQLHEVTDLLQEPQPEAATKRLFKVAAELAELAGWMSYDVGLQPTAQKYFVLALHAAKEAGDRPLGSYVLSNMGRQMIHLGRPEDALELIHLAQYGSRDCASPRIQSMLYAMEARAYANMGQPGRCKRAVRMAEDTFAEADEWDEPDPDWIRFFSEAELYAENSHSFRDLAYVAGRSPTYASLAEPLMKRAVELFGQEGGEHQRSYALNLIGMATVHLLQREPEQSTVLATDAIKAAKKVRSERVNTRIRKTVDTAVRDFGDLADVVELTERLAIELPETAEAV, from the coding sequence GTGAGCGGCAACGGCGGTGGCGGGACGAGTACTGCGGGTGCGGAGAAGCGTCCGAACGAGATGCTCGCCTCGTGGTTCGTCCGCAGCGGCTGGTCCAAGGGGGAGCTCGCCCGCCAAGTGAACCGCAGAGCAAGGCAGTTGGGTGCCAACCACATCTCCACCGACACCTCCCGCGTGCGCCGCTGGCTGGACGGGGAGAACCCGCGCGAGCCGATCCCCAGAATCCTGTCGGAGCTGTTCTCCGAGCGTTTCGGTGTCGTCGTCTCCGTGGAGGACCTGGGCCTGCGCACCACCCGCCCGGCACCCGCCGCGACCGGTGTCGACCTTCCCTGGACGGGCCCGCAGACCGTGGCCCTGCTCAGCGAGTTCTCGCGCAGCGACCTGATGCTGGCGCGGCGCGGCTTCCTCGGGAGCTCGCTGGCCCTTTCCGCGGGTCCGTCCCTCATCGAGCCCATGCAGCGCTGGCTCGTCCCCTCTCCGTCCAGCCCGCTCCCCAGGCCCGAGCCGGACGTCGCGCCCTCCTCGGCGCGGGCCCGCGGCCGGCTGTCCAAGCCGGAACTGGACCTGCTGGAGACGACCACCGTGATGTTCCGGCAGTGGGACGCCCAGTGCGGCGGCGGACTGCGCCGCAAAGCCGTCGTCGGTCAGCTCCACGAGGTCACCGACCTCCTCCAGGAGCCCCAGCCGGAGGCCGCCACCAAGCGGCTGTTCAAGGTCGCCGCCGAGCTGGCCGAGCTCGCGGGCTGGATGTCGTACGACGTGGGGCTGCAGCCGACCGCGCAGAAGTACTTCGTGCTCGCCCTGCACGCCGCCAAGGAGGCCGGGGACCGGCCGCTCGGCTCCTACGTGCTGTCCAACATGGGCCGGCAGATGATCCACCTCGGCCGCCCCGAGGACGCGCTGGAGCTCATCCACCTCGCGCAGTACGGCAGCCGGGACTGCGCCAGCCCCCGCATCCAGTCGATGCTGTATGCGATGGAGGCCCGCGCCTACGCCAACATGGGGCAGCCCGGCCGCTGCAAGCGCGCCGTCCGCATGGCCGAGGACACCTTCGCCGAGGCCGACGAGTGGGACGAGCCCGACCCGGACTGGATCCGCTTCTTCTCCGAGGCCGAGCTGTACGCGGAGAACAGCCACTCCTTCCGCGACCTCGCCTACGTAGCGGGCCGCAGCCCCACCTACGCCTCCCTCGCCGAGCCGCTGATGAAGCGGGCCGTGGAACTCTTCGGCCAGGAGGGCGGCGAGCACCAGCGCTCCTACGCCCTCAACCTCATCGGCATGGCCACCGTCCACCTGCTCCAGCGCGAGCCCGAGCAGAGCACGGTTCTGGCCACCGACGCCATCAAGGCCGCCAAGAAGGTCCGTTCCGAGCGCGTCAACACTCGTATCCGAAAGACCGTCGACACCGCCGTACGCGACTTCGGAGACCTCGCCGACGTCGTCGAACTCACCGAGCGGCTCGCGATCGAGCTGCCGGAGACCGCCGAAGCGGTCTGA
- a CDS encoding ammonium transporter: MAQAITLAADAPTLSAANTGFMLICSALVMLMTPGLAFFYGGMVRVKSTLNMLMMSFISLGIVTILWVLYGFSVAFGDDKGSLVGWNSDWVGLSNIGLTELWGSTTIPLFVFAAFQLMFAILTPALISGALADRVKFSAWALFITLWVTVVYFPVAHWVWGEGGWAFDLGVIDFAGGTAVHINAGAAALGVILVIGKRIGFKKDPMRPHSLPLVMLGAGLLWFGWFGFNAGSWLGNDDGVGALMFVNTQVATGAAVVGWLAYEKIRHGAFTTLGAASGAVSGLVAITPAGGAVSPLGAIAIGIIAGVLCAMAVGLKYKFGYDDSLDVVGVHLVGGVIGSLLIGFFATGKGQSTVQGLFYGGGLDQFWKQCAGVFGVLAYSLIASAVLALLLHKTIGMRVSEDDEVAGIDQAEHAETAYDFSGAGGGAARTAAGTPVAPAETKKVDA; encoded by the coding sequence ATGGCACAAGCCATCACCCTGGCAGCAGACGCGCCCACGCTGTCCGCCGCCAATACAGGGTTCATGCTCATCTGTTCCGCTCTGGTGATGCTCATGACGCCCGGCCTGGCCTTCTTCTACGGAGGCATGGTCCGGGTCAAGAGCACGCTGAACATGCTGATGATGAGCTTCATCAGCCTGGGCATCGTCACCATCCTCTGGGTGCTCTACGGATTCTCCGTCGCGTTCGGCGACGACAAGGGCAGCCTCGTCGGCTGGAACTCCGACTGGGTGGGCCTGAGCAACATCGGCCTGACGGAACTGTGGGGCAGCACCACCATCCCGCTGTTCGTCTTCGCCGCCTTCCAGCTGATGTTCGCGATCCTCACGCCCGCCCTGATCAGCGGCGCGCTCGCGGACCGTGTGAAGTTCAGCGCCTGGGCCCTGTTCATCACCCTGTGGGTCACCGTCGTGTACTTCCCGGTCGCGCACTGGGTGTGGGGCGAGGGCGGCTGGGCGTTCGACCTCGGCGTCATCGACTTCGCCGGTGGTACCGCGGTCCACATCAACGCCGGTGCGGCCGCCCTCGGTGTCATCCTCGTCATCGGCAAGCGCATCGGATTCAAGAAGGACCCGATGCGTCCGCACAGCCTCCCGCTGGTCATGCTCGGCGCCGGTCTGCTGTGGTTCGGCTGGTTCGGATTCAACGCCGGCTCGTGGCTGGGCAACGACGACGGCGTCGGCGCGCTGATGTTCGTCAACACCCAGGTCGCCACCGGCGCCGCGGTCGTCGGCTGGCTCGCCTACGAGAAGATCCGCCACGGCGCGTTCACCACGCTGGGTGCGGCCTCCGGCGCCGTCTCCGGCCTGGTCGCCATCACCCCGGCCGGCGGCGCGGTCTCCCCGCTCGGCGCCATCGCGATCGGCATCATCGCCGGTGTCCTGTGCGCCATGGCGGTCGGCCTCAAGTACAAGTTCGGCTACGACGACTCCCTCGACGTGGTCGGCGTCCACCTCGTCGGCGGCGTCATCGGCTCCCTGCTCATCGGATTCTTCGCCACCGGCAAGGGCCAGTCCACGGTCCAGGGCCTCTTCTACGGCGGCGGCCTCGACCAGTTCTGGAAGCAGTGCGCCGGTGTCTTCGGTGTCCTCGCCTACTCCCTGATCGCCTCCGCGGTCCTGGCCCTCCTCCTCCACAAGACCATCGGTATGCGAGTCTCCGAGGACGACGAGGTCGCCGGCATCGACCAGGCCGAGCACGCCGAGACCGCATACGACTTCAGCGGCGCCGGCGGCGGCGCGGCCCGCACGGCAGCCGGCACCCCCGTCGCCCCGGCCGAGACCAAGAAGGTGGACGCATGA
- a CDS encoding P-II family nitrogen regulator, which yields MKLITAVVKPHRLDEIKEALQAFGVHGLTVTEASGYGRQRGHTEVYRGAEYTVDLVPKVRIEVLVEDDDAEQLVDVVVKAARTGKIGDGKVWTIPVETAVRVRTGERGPDAL from the coding sequence ATGAAGCTCATCACCGCCGTCGTGAAGCCGCACCGGCTCGACGAGATCAAGGAAGCCCTGCAGGCCTTCGGCGTGCACGGTCTGACCGTCACCGAGGCCAGCGGCTACGGACGCCAGCGCGGCCACACCGAGGTCTACCGCGGTGCCGAGTACACCGTCGACCTGGTGCCCAAGGTCCGTATCGAGGTCCTGGTCGAGGACGACGACGCCGAGCAGCTCGTCGACGTCGTGGTCAAGGCGGCCCGCACCGGCAAGATCGGCGACGGCAAGGTCTGGACGATCCCCGTCGAGACCGCCGTACGGGTGCGGACCGGCGAACGCGGCCCGGACGCCCTCTGA
- a CDS encoding [protein-PII] uridylyltransferase: protein MTSTDTHDQAEDSGPDGYAAARLRLLTEKARSGPPRRSALAGLTDEWLAGLFAAGAPGARGISLVAVGGYGRAELSPRSDLDLLLLHDGSAPQAVSALADRLWYPVWDLGLALDHSVRTPAEARRTAGEDLKVQLGLLDARHVAGDLGLTTALRTTVLADWRNQAPKRLPALRELCEERAERQGELQYLLEPDLKEARGGLRDVTALRAVAASWLADAPREGLAEARGRLLDVRDALHLSTGRATDRLALQEQDQVAAELGLLDADALLRQVYEAARVIAYAGDVTWREVGRVLRSRSVRPRLRAMLGGGKPAPERSPLAEGVVEQDGEVVLARAARPDHDSVLPLRAAAAAAQAGLPLSLHAVRRMAAGARALPSPWPAEARQQLLTLLGSGRPTVDVWEALEAEGLISLLLPDWDRVRCRPQRNAVHLWTVDRHLIETAVRASAFTRRVSRPDLLLIAALLHDIGKGWPGDHSVAGEVIARDVAARIGFDAGDVTVIATLVRHHLLLVETATRRDLDDPATVRAVAEAVGSQSTLELLHALTEADALATGPAAWSSWRASLVADLVKRVSAVLAGQAPPDPEAAAPTAQHERLALEAVATGASVLSLRAQTEPPAEPSDDPEPLGVELIVAVPDQPGVLPAVAGVLAMHRLTVRTAELRALDLPDGVDGSVLLLDWRVAAEFGSLPQAVRLRADLVRALDGSLDISGRLAERDAAYPRRRGVVAPPPRVTVAPAASRHATVIEVRAQDAPGLLFRIGRALEDAGVRVRSAHASTLGANAVDAFYVTGPEGLPLPGEEAVAVARKLEEMLRA, encoded by the coding sequence GTGACGAGTACGGACACGCACGACCAGGCAGAGGACTCGGGGCCCGACGGCTACGCGGCGGCCCGGCTGCGCCTTCTCACCGAGAAGGCGCGGTCCGGGCCGCCGCGCCGTTCCGCCCTCGCCGGCCTCACCGACGAATGGCTCGCCGGCCTCTTCGCGGCCGGCGCCCCCGGAGCACGCGGGATCTCCCTGGTCGCCGTCGGCGGTTACGGACGCGCGGAGCTCTCCCCGCGCAGCGACCTCGACCTGCTCCTGCTGCACGACGGCAGCGCCCCCCAGGCCGTGTCCGCCCTCGCCGACCGCCTCTGGTACCCGGTCTGGGACCTCGGCCTCGCCCTCGACCACTCCGTCCGCACCCCGGCGGAGGCCCGCAGGACCGCCGGTGAGGACCTCAAGGTCCAGCTCGGCCTGCTGGACGCCCGGCACGTCGCCGGCGACCTCGGCCTCACCACCGCCCTGCGCACCACCGTGCTCGCCGACTGGCGCAACCAGGCCCCCAAGCGGCTGCCCGCCCTGCGGGAACTGTGCGAGGAACGCGCCGAACGCCAGGGCGAGCTGCAGTACCTCCTGGAACCCGACCTCAAGGAGGCGCGCGGCGGACTGCGCGACGTCACCGCCCTGCGCGCGGTGGCCGCCTCCTGGCTCGCCGACGCCCCGCGCGAGGGACTCGCCGAGGCCCGCGGCCGCCTCCTCGACGTACGCGACGCCCTCCACCTGAGCACCGGACGCGCCACCGACCGGCTCGCCCTCCAGGAACAGGACCAGGTCGCCGCCGAACTCGGCCTCCTCGACGCCGACGCCCTGCTGCGCCAGGTCTACGAGGCCGCCCGGGTCATCGCCTACGCGGGCGACGTCACCTGGCGCGAGGTCGGCCGTGTCCTGCGCTCCCGTTCCGTACGGCCCCGGCTGCGCGCCATGCTGGGCGGCGGGAAACCGGCACCCGAACGCTCCCCGCTCGCCGAAGGGGTCGTCGAGCAGGACGGCGAGGTGGTGCTCGCCCGCGCCGCGCGCCCCGACCACGACTCCGTGCTCCCGCTCCGCGCCGCGGCCGCCGCCGCCCAGGCCGGACTCCCGCTCTCCCTGCACGCCGTCCGCCGCATGGCCGCCGGCGCCCGCGCCCTGCCCTCGCCCTGGCCCGCCGAGGCCCGGCAGCAGCTCCTCACCCTGCTGGGCTCCGGCCGCCCCACCGTCGACGTCTGGGAGGCGCTGGAGGCCGAGGGCCTGATCAGCCTGCTGCTCCCCGACTGGGACCGGGTGCGGTGCCGCCCGCAGCGCAACGCCGTGCACCTGTGGACCGTGGACCGGCACCTCATCGAGACCGCCGTACGCGCCTCCGCCTTCACCCGCCGGGTCAGCCGCCCCGACCTGCTGCTCATCGCCGCCCTGCTGCACGACATCGGCAAGGGCTGGCCCGGCGACCACTCGGTGGCCGGCGAGGTCATCGCCCGGGACGTGGCCGCCCGTATCGGCTTCGACGCGGGCGACGTCACCGTGATCGCCACGCTCGTACGCCACCACCTGCTGCTCGTGGAGACCGCCACCCGGCGCGACCTCGACGATCCCGCCACCGTGCGGGCCGTCGCCGAGGCCGTCGGCTCCCAGAGCACCCTCGAACTGCTGCACGCCCTCACGGAGGCGGACGCCCTCGCCACCGGGCCGGCCGCCTGGTCCTCCTGGCGCGCCTCCCTCGTCGCCGACCTGGTCAAACGGGTCTCCGCCGTGCTCGCGGGCCAGGCACCGCCCGACCCCGAGGCGGCCGCGCCCACCGCGCAGCACGAGCGGCTCGCCCTCGAAGCCGTCGCCACGGGCGCTTCCGTCCTGTCGTTGCGGGCGCAGACCGAACCGCCCGCCGAGCCCTCGGACGACCCCGAACCGCTGGGCGTCGAGCTGATCGTGGCCGTACCCGACCAGCCGGGCGTGCTGCCCGCGGTGGCCGGCGTGCTCGCCATGCACCGGCTGACCGTGCGCACCGCCGAACTGCGGGCACTGGACCTTCCGGACGGTGTCGACGGCTCCGTGCTGCTGCTGGACTGGCGGGTCGCCGCCGAGTTCGGCTCGCTGCCCCAGGCCGTCCGGCTCCGCGCCGACCTGGTCCGCGCCCTCGACGGCAGCCTCGACATCTCCGGCCGTCTGGCCGAGCGGGACGCCGCGTACCCGAGGCGCCGCGGGGTGGTCGCCCCGCCCCCGCGCGTGACCGTCGCCCCGGCCGCCTCCCGGCACGCCACGGTGATCGAGGTCCGCGCGCAGGACGCACCGGGGCTGCTGTTCCGCATCGGGCGGGCCCTGGAGGACGCGGGTGTGAGGGTGCGCAGCGCCCACGCGAGCACCCTGGGCGCCAACGCGGTCGACGCCTTCTACGTCACCGGACCGGAGGGCCTGCCGCTGCCGGGCGAGGAGGCCGTGGCGGTGGCCCGCAAACTGGAGGAGATGCTGCGGGCGTGA
- the ffh gene encoding signal recognition particle protein, whose translation MFDTLSDRLSATFKNLRGKGRLSEADIDATAREIRIALLEADVALPVVRSFIKNVKERALGAEVSKALNPAQQIIKIVNDELIQILGGETRRLRFAKQPPTVIMLAGLQGAGKTTLAGKLGHWLKEQGHSPLLVAADLQRPNAVNQLSVVAERAGVAVYAPEPGNGVGDPVKVAKDSIDFARSKVHDIVIVDTAGRLGIDQELMRQAADIRDAVSPDEILFVVDAMIGQDAVNTAEAFRDGVGFDGVVLSKLDGDARGGAALSIRQVTGKPIMFASNGEKLDDFDAFHPDRMASRILDMGDLLTLIEQAEKTFSQEEAEKMASKLASKKGQDFTLDDFLAQMEQVRKMGSISKLLGMLPGMGQIKDQINNLDERDVDRTAAIIKSMTPGERQDPTVINGSRRARIAKGSGVEVSAVKNLVERFFEARKMMSRMAQGGGMPGMPGMPGMGGGPGRTKKKQKQAKGKQRSGNPMKRKQQEQEEAARRAAAAEGGNAFGLPQQGGKDFELPDEFKKFMG comes from the coding sequence GTGTTCGATACCCTCTCCGACCGCCTCAGCGCGACTTTCAAAAACCTCCGCGGCAAAGGCAGGTTGTCCGAGGCGGACATCGACGCCACGGCGCGTGAGATCCGCATCGCCCTCCTCGAGGCCGACGTGGCCCTGCCGGTCGTCCGGTCGTTCATCAAGAACGTCAAGGAAAGGGCCCTGGGCGCCGAGGTCTCCAAGGCGCTCAACCCGGCCCAGCAGATCATCAAGATCGTCAACGACGAGCTGATCCAGATCCTCGGCGGCGAGACCCGCCGTCTGCGGTTCGCCAAGCAGCCGCCGACCGTGATCATGCTCGCGGGTCTGCAGGGTGCCGGTAAGACCACCCTCGCGGGCAAGCTCGGCCACTGGCTGAAGGAGCAGGGCCACTCCCCGCTGCTGGTCGCCGCCGACCTCCAGCGCCCCAACGCCGTCAACCAGCTGAGCGTGGTCGCCGAGCGCGCGGGCGTCGCCGTCTACGCGCCCGAGCCGGGCAACGGCGTCGGCGACCCGGTCAAGGTCGCCAAGGACTCCATCGACTTCGCGCGGTCCAAGGTCCACGACATCGTGATCGTGGACACCGCCGGCCGCCTGGGCATCGACCAGGAGCTGATGCGGCAGGCCGCGGACATCCGGGACGCGGTCTCGCCCGACGAGATCCTCTTCGTCGTCGACGCGATGATCGGCCAGGACGCGGTCAACACGGCCGAGGCCTTCCGTGACGGCGTCGGCTTCGACGGCGTGGTGCTCTCCAAGCTCGACGGTGACGCCCGCGGTGGTGCCGCCCTGTCGATCCGGCAGGTCACGGGCAAGCCGATCATGTTCGCGTCCAACGGTGAGAAGCTCGACGACTTCGACGCCTTCCACCCGGACCGCATGGCCTCCCGCATCCTCGACATGGGTGACCTGCTCACCCTGATCGAGCAGGCTGAGAAGACGTTCAGCCAGGAAGAGGCCGAGAAGATGGCCTCCAAGCTGGCGTCCAAGAAGGGCCAGGACTTCACCCTGGACGACTTCCTGGCCCAGATGGAGCAGGTCCGCAAGATGGGCTCCATCTCCAAGCTGCTCGGCATGCTCCCGGGCATGGGCCAGATCAAGGACCAGATCAACAACCTGGACGAGCGGGACGTCGACCGCACCGCCGCGATCATCAAGTCGATGACGCCCGGCGAGCGCCAGGACCCGACGGTCATCAACGGTTCGCGCCGCGCCCGTATCGCCAAGGGCTCCGGTGTCGAGGTCAGCGCGGTGAAGAACCTCGTCGAGCGGTTCTTCGAGGCGCGGAAGATGATGTCCCGCATGGCCCAGGGCGGCGGCATGCCGGGGATGCCCGGGATGCCGGGCATGGGCGGCGGCCCCGGCCGTACGAAGAAGAAGCAGAAGCAGGCCAAGGGCAAGCAGCGCTCGGGCAACCCGATGAAGCGCAAGCAGCAGGAGCAGGAGGAGGCCGCGCGCCGGGCCGCGGCCGCCGAGGGCGGCAACGCCTTCGGACTGCCGCAGCAGGGCGGCAAGGACTTCGAGCTGCCCGACGAGTTCAAGAAGTTCATGGGCTGA
- a CDS encoding methyltransferase domain-containing protein has protein sequence MTPTLVRQHPSRTGPAPRVDLRARARDWSEIQERMLVPLYEAVYERLDVGPSTRLLGLGCGSGLALLMAASRGATITGVDTSTDRLDLARERLLPDERDPHARTDTRIVRGSPAEAAPAGVRRYTVVTAFEPIGCLAGDAEGLGDLLAEAVPLAGRGAAVVLAGWGPPERCATAAVLRVAAKLADPLRGAEAWRPTERDDLERVAERAGLRPDGSGRVACPFGYADPDSALRGLKSTGLFDPAISATDQVQVDKELTEALHPYQRPDGTVWMPNVFRYLVARVP, from the coding sequence ATGACACCTACGCTCGTGCGGCAGCACCCGTCTCGCACGGGGCCCGCCCCGCGCGTCGACCTGCGGGCACGCGCGCGTGACTGGTCCGAGATACAGGAGCGGATGCTCGTACCGCTGTACGAAGCGGTGTACGAGCGTCTGGACGTGGGCCCCTCGACCCGGCTGCTCGGCCTCGGCTGCGGCTCCGGACTGGCCCTGCTGATGGCGGCCTCGCGCGGCGCCACGATCACCGGTGTCGACACCTCGACCGACCGGCTGGACCTCGCCCGCGAACGGCTGCTGCCGGACGAGCGGGACCCGCACGCGCGCACGGACACCCGGATCGTGCGGGGCTCGCCCGCCGAGGCCGCCCCCGCCGGTGTACGGCGGTACACCGTGGTGACCGCCTTCGAGCCGATCGGCTGCCTGGCGGGCGACGCGGAAGGGCTGGGCGACCTGCTCGCCGAGGCCGTGCCGCTCGCCGGGCGCGGGGCGGCCGTGGTGCTGGCCGGCTGGGGCCCGCCCGAGCGGTGTGCCACGGCGGCCGTGCTGCGGGTGGCCGCCAAGCTGGCGGACCCGCTGCGCGGCGCGGAGGCCTGGCGCCCCACCGAACGGGACGACCTGGAGCGGGTCGCCGAGCGGGCCGGACTGCGGCCCGATGGTTCGGGGCGGGTGGCCTGCCCCTTCGGCTACGCCGACCCGGACAGCGCCCTACGGGGCCTGAAGTCGACGGGCCTGTTCGACCCGGCGATCAGCGCCACCGACCAGGTGCAGGTGGACAAGGAGCTGACCGAGGCGCTGCACCCGTACCAGCGCCCGGACGGCACGGTGTGGATGCCGAACGTGTTCCGGTACCTCGTCGCGCGCGTCCCCTGA
- the rpsP gene encoding 30S ribosomal protein S16: protein MAVKIKLKRLGKIRSPHYRIVVADSRTRRDGRAIEEIGKYHPTYNPSVIEVDGDRVAYWLSVGAQPTEPVLAILKKTGDWQKFKGEPAPAPLLQQPEKAARPSFEAIGGDDEGKGEAITQKKKAEKKDEASAESASTEA from the coding sequence GTGGCAGTCAAGATCAAGTTGAAGCGTCTGGGCAAGATCCGTTCGCCTCACTACCGCATCGTCGTCGCCGACTCCCGTACCCGCCGTGACGGCCGGGCCATCGAGGAGATCGGCAAGTACCACCCGACGTACAACCCGTCGGTGATCGAGGTCGACGGCGACCGCGTGGCGTACTGGCTCTCCGTCGGCGCCCAGCCGACCGAGCCCGTGCTCGCCATCCTGAAGAAGACCGGCGACTGGCAGAAGTTCAAGGGCGAGCCCGCCCCCGCGCCCCTGCTGCAGCAGCCCGAGAAGGCCGCCCGTCCGTCCTTCGAGGCGATCGGCGGCGACGACGAGGGCAAGGGTGAGGCCATCACCCAGAAGAAGAAGGCTGAGAAGAAGGACGAGGCTTCCGCCGAGTCCGCGTCGACCGAGGCCTGA
- a CDS encoding RNA-binding protein, whose product MLEEALEHLVKGIVDNPDDVQVASRNLRRGRVLEVRVHPDDLGKVIGRNGRTARALRTVVGAIGGRGVRVDLVDVDHVR is encoded by the coding sequence ATGCTCGAGGAGGCTCTCGAGCACCTCGTGAAGGGCATCGTCGACAACCCTGACGATGTGCAGGTCGCCTCGCGCAACCTGCGTCGCGGTCGCGTGCTCGAGGTCCGGGTCCACCCGGACGACCTCGGCAAGGTGATCGGCCGCAACGGCCGCACCGCACGCGCTCTGCGTACCGTCGTGGGCGCCATCGGCGGCCGCGGTGTCCGCGTCGACCTCGTCGACGTGGACCACGTCCGCTGA